From Streptomyces sp. HUAS MG91, the proteins below share one genomic window:
- a CDS encoding GNAT family N-acetyltransferase, translating to MSTTTRTPGTLTLRPVDPQNDAELLHRWVTDPKAAFWLMQDAKLQDVEREYMSIAAAEHHDAFLGLHDGEPAFLMERYDPRHVELVGLYEPEPGDIGMHFLTAPSEIRISGFTRAVITAVMEFLFADPAVERVVVEPDVRNTAVHALNEAVGFVPEREIDKPEKKALLSFCTREQFEKATGRSARA from the coding sequence ATGAGCACCACCACCCGCACGCCCGGCACACTGACCCTGCGCCCCGTCGACCCGCAGAACGACGCGGAGCTGCTGCACCGCTGGGTCACCGACCCGAAGGCCGCGTTCTGGCTGATGCAGGACGCGAAACTCCAGGACGTCGAGCGCGAGTACATGTCCATCGCGGCGGCCGAGCACCACGACGCGTTCCTCGGCCTGCACGACGGGGAGCCCGCGTTCCTGATGGAGCGCTACGACCCGCGCCACGTCGAACTCGTCGGCCTGTACGAGCCCGAGCCCGGCGACATCGGCATGCACTTCCTGACCGCGCCCTCCGAGATACGCATATCCGGCTTCACCCGGGCCGTGATCACGGCGGTGATGGAGTTCCTCTTCGCCGATCCGGCCGTCGAGCGCGTCGTGGTCGAGCCCGACGTACGCAACACGGCGGTCCACGCGCTCAACGAGGCCGTGGGCTTCGTCCCCGAGCGCGAGATCGACAAGCCGGAGAAGAAGGCGCTGCTGAGTTTCTGCACGCGCGAACAGTTCGAGAAGGCCACCGGAAGGAGCGCGCGAGCATGA